A single genomic interval of Stenotrophomonas sp. ZAC14D1_NAIMI4_1 harbors:
- a CDS encoding RidA family protein, producing the protein MSRQIINTEKAPAAIGPYSQAVRAGNTVYFSGQIPLDPATGDIVGAGDVEAQARRAFDNLKAVAEAAGGSLDKVVRLGLYLTDLAEFAKVNAVMQDYFQAPFPARSTIEVSGLPKGANFEVDAVMVID; encoded by the coding sequence CCATCGGCCCGTACTCGCAGGCCGTGCGCGCCGGCAACACCGTGTACTTCTCCGGCCAGATTCCGCTGGACCCGGCCACCGGCGACATCGTCGGCGCCGGTGACGTCGAAGCGCAGGCCCGCCGCGCCTTCGACAACCTCAAGGCCGTGGCCGAAGCCGCCGGCGGTTCGCTGGACAAGGTCGTGCGCCTGGGCCTGTACCTGACCGACCTGGCCGAGTTCGCCAAGGTCAACGCCGTCATGCAGGACTACTTCCAGGCCCCGTTCCCGGCCCGTTCCACCATCGAAGTCTCCGGCCTGCCCAAGGGTGCCAACTTCGAGGTCGACGCGGTGATGGTCATCGACTGA